One genomic segment of Carassius auratus strain Wakin unplaced genomic scaffold, ASM336829v1 scaf_tig00008123, whole genome shotgun sequence includes these proteins:
- the LOC113071782 gene encoding DNA helicase MCM8-like has translation MSSQGSARGSWRGGNNSAGGRGGGGGGGWRGGRGWSNGQYRGWRGRQWSRGEANCSTNNTQHGFTPQVSQVRGSQATLDITCPYKGWRLYFSEGFVESTPYVEKIKVFERYFTSQIELYDKDEIERKGSILVDYKDLLSNKLISHTLPDLAKDLKEMPEKILDCLGVAIHQVLTVDLERRAAELQGQEELPAGLRPIINIPHISARVYNYEPLTPLKSLRANLYGKFVAVRGTVVRVSNIKPLCRKLAFVCNSCGDTQSVTLPDGKYAMPTKCLQTECRGRSFTPNRSSPLTLTVDWQTVKVQELMSGDQRESGRIPRTIECELTQDLVDSCVPGDMVTITGVIKVSNEEGNGRNKKDKCMFLLYIQANSVSNSKGQKSKAASDSEGQGPSVEFSIKDLYAIQEIQAQDDLFKLIVNSLCPAIYGHLLVKAGLALTLFGGCQKYVDDKNRIPIRGDPHILIVGDPGLGKSQMLQAVCNVAPRGVYVCGNTTTTSGLTVSLSRDSGSGDYALEAGALVLGDQGICCIDEFDKMGSQHQALLEAMEQQSISLAKAGIVCTLPARTSIIAAANPVGGHYNKAKTVSENLKMGSALLSRFDLVFILLDTPNEDHDHLLSEHVMALRAGKNGAVSSAAVTRYSTQESSISILEVSSEKPLADTLKLVPGEAFDPIPHQLLRKYVGYARHYVHPTLSAEAAQVLQDFYLELRKQNQTADSTPITTRQLESLIRLTEARARVELREKATQSDAEDVVEIMKHSLADTYSDEFGRLDFDRSQLGSGMSNRSKVKKFVTALNKLSERSSKSMFEFQELRQLAKDLQIQVVDFEGFIGALNEQGYLLKKGHRTYQLQTI, from the exons ATGAGCAGTCAGGGTTCTGCCCGAGGGTCATGGAGGGGTGGAAACAACTCAGCTggtggaagaggaggaggaggaggaggagggtggagaggaggaagaggatggagTAATGGTCAGTACAGAGGATGGAGAGGCCGCCAGTGGAGCAGAGGAGAAGCAAACTGTTCCACCAACAATACACAACATG GGTTTACTCCACAAGTTAGTCAAGTGCGTGGAAGTCAAGCAACCCTTGACATCACGTGTCCATACAAAGGATGGCGACTCTATTTTTCTGAAg GTTTTGTCGAAAGTACACCATATGTTGAGAAGATTAAAGTGTTTGAGCGGTACTTCACATCGCAGATTGAGCTTTATGATAAG GATGAGATTGAAAGGAAAGGCAGCATTTTGGTGGACTACAAAGACCTTCTGTCTAACAAACTGATTTCACACACTCTTCCTGATCTTGCTAAAGATCTTAAAGAAATGCCTGAGAAGATACTGGACTGCTTGGGTGTGGCAATTCACCAG GTGTTGACTGTGGATCTAGAGAGACGTGCAGCAGAACTGCAGGGACAAGAAGAGCTTCCTGCTGGTCTACGGCCCATAATCAACATCCCTCATATCAGTGCCAG gGTGTATAACTACGAGCCACTGACTCCTTTGAAAAGTCTGAGAGCAAATTTATACGGCAAGTTTGTTGCGGTCAGAGGCACCGTGGTGAGAGTGAGTAACATTAAACCGCTCTGCAGAAAGCTTGCGTTCGTCTGTAACAGCTGTGGAGACACACAGAGCGTCACGCTGCCTGATGGGAAATACGCCATGCCCACTAAG TGTTTACAGACTGAATGTCGTGGTCGGTCGTTCACTCCAAACAGAAGTTCACCTTTAACACTCACTGTCGACTGGCAGACAGTAAA GGTTCAGGAGCTGATGTCAGGTGACCAGCGTGAGTCGGGTCGGATCCCGCGCACCATTGAGTGTGAGCTCACGCAGGACCTCGTGGACAGCTGTGTGCCTGGAGACATGGTCACCATCACAGGGGTCATTAAAGTGTCCAATGAAGAGG GAAATGGCAGAAACAAGAAGGACAAGTGCATGTTCCTGTTGTACATCCAGGCGAATTCTGTCAGCAACTCAAAGGGTCAGAAAAGCAAAGCGGCGTCTGACTCTGAGGGCCAGGGACCTTCAGTGGAGTTCTCCATCAAAGATCTCTACGCCATCCAAGAGATTCAAGCTCAAGACGACTTATTCAAGCTCATAGTGAA CTCTCTTTGTCCTGCCATTTATGGCCATTTG CTTGTCAAAGCAGGGCTGGCTCTGACTCTGTTTGGTGGATGTCAAAAGTATGTTGATGATAAGAATCGCATCCCAATAAGAGGAGACCCGCATATTCTCATCGTCGGAGACCCTGGACTCGGTAAAAGTCAGATGTTACAG GCCGTGTGTAACGTGGCTCCTCGGGGCGTATATGTTTGTGGAAACACGACCACCACCTCAGGACTGACTGTATCTCTGTCCCGGGACAGTGGATCGGGAGATTACGCTCTTGAGGCAGGAGCGCTGGTGCTGGGAGATCAAG GTATCTGTTGTATTGATGAGTTTGATAAGATGGGCAGCCAGCATCAGGCTCTTCTGGAGGCCATGGAGCAGCAGAGCATCAGTCTGGCTAAAGCTGGGATTGTGTGCACACTTCCTGCTCGAACCTCCATCATTGCAGCGGCCAATCCAGTCGGAGGGCATTACAATAAAGCCAAGACTGTCTCTGAGAACCTGAA AATGGGAAGCGCGCTGCTGTCCAGGTTTGATCTGGTCTTCATCTTGTTGGACACCCCTAACGAGGACCACGACCACCTGCTGTCCGAACACGTGATGGCCTTGCGTGCAGGAAAGAATGGTGCGGTCAGCAGTGCTGCGGTCACACGCTACAGCACGCAGGAGTCCAGCATCTCTATTCTGGAGGTGTCCTCGGAGAAACCCCTCGCTGACACACTCAAA CTGGTTCCAGGAGAGGCATTTGACCCCATCCCTCACCAGCTTTTACGGAAGTACGTGGGCTACGCCCGCCACTACGTTCACCCCACTCTCTCTGCAGAGGCTGCACAGGTGCTGCAGGACTTTTATCTGGAGCTGCGCAAACAGAACCAGACGGCCGACAGCACACCCATCACCACCCGCCAGCTGGAGTCCCTCATCCGACTCACAGAG GCCAGAGCTCGTGTTGAGCTCAGAGAAAAAGCTACGCAAAGTGATGCAGAGGATGTGGTGGAGATCATGAAACACAG CTTGGCTGACACTTACTCTGATGAGTTTGGCCGACTGGATTTCGACCGCTCTCAGCTGGGCTCTGGGATGAGTAACCGCTCCAAAGTCAAGAAATTTGTCACGGCGTTAAACAAACTCTCTGAACGCTCCAGCAAAAGCATGTTTGAGTTCCAGGAGCTACGACAGCTCGCCAAAGATCTGCAAATACAG GTTGTGGATTTCGAGGGCTTCATCGGTGCGCTCAATGAGCAGGGTTACCTTCTGAAGAAAGGCCACAGGACCTATCAGCTTCAAACCATATAA
- the LOC113071783 gene encoding cardiolipin synthase (CMP-forming) yields the protein MFLAACRKSWSSCVKGHTHRLTGSTAATCHKTPANLSLKNTNVTSPLRWLQRLKRADLDLHRADPLCRSNLQTHPWRLSTAFSLYCTEASRKPGLGDKKPAERDEDQADASSEEHFQFKELYENPWTIPNYLCVARIVLSPVLGYLIMEQYFHVSLGLFVLAGATDLLDGYIARNWPNQKSALGSALDPLADKILISALYISLTYAQLIPAPLTALIISRDVALIAAVFYVRYKTVPPPVTLSKFFNPCYTTARLKPTLISKMNTGVQLFLVAASLAAPVFHYTDSVLLQSLWYITALTTAASAYSYYHYGKKTVEVLNKTK from the exons ATGTTTTTGGCAGCTTGTAGGAAGAGCTGGTCGAGCTGTGttaaaggacacacacacagactgactgGCAGCACTGCTGCCACCTGCCACAAAACACCTGCAAACCTCTCGCTGAAAAACACTAACGTTACATCACCTCTGCGATGGCTGCAGAGACTGAAGAGAGCAGATCTGGACCTTCACAGAGCTGACCCTCTCTGTAGATCAAACCTACAGACACATCCCTGGAGACTCAGCACTGCTTTCAGTCTCTACTGCACTGAAGCATCTAGAAAACCAGGCTTGGGAGACAAAAAACCTGCTGAAAGGGATGAAGATCAAGCAGACGCTTCCTCTGAAGAACATTTCCAGTTTAAAGAGCTG TATGAGAATCCATGGACGATCCCTAATTACCTCTGTGTTGCCCGGATCGTTCTGTCTCCTGTCCTGGGATACTTAATCATGGAGCAGtacttccacgtctctctggggCTTTTTGTTCTGGCCGGAGCTACAGACCTG TTGGACGGCTACATCGCACGGAACTGGCCCAATCAGAAGTCGGCTCTGGGCAGCGCTCTGGATCCATTGGCTGATAAGATTCTCATCAGTGCTCTTTACATCAGTCTGACATATGCACAACTCATCCCAG CTCCACTGACAGCACTCATCATCTCCAGAGATGTAGCACTGATTGCTGCTGTTTTCTATGTACGGTATAAAACCGTACCACCTCCT GTAACACTCAGTAAATTCTTCAACCCGTGTTACACCACTGCCCGGCTGAAACCAACACTCATCAGCAAG ATGAACACGGGTGTGCAGTTGTTTCTGGTGGCGGCGTCTCTGGCTGCGCCGGTGTTTCACTACACTGACAGTGTTTTACTGCAGTCACTGTG GTACATCACCGCTCTGACGACCGCAGCATCCGCTTACAGTTATTATCATTACGGTAAAAAGACCGTTGAGGTGCTGAACAAGACAAAGTAG